The following coding sequences are from one Paraburkholderia caballeronis window:
- a CDS encoding sensor histidine kinase: protein MSASKTSQWIIRAYASMRPRIAHAFEPALRNLQYVKRRMRPLAAIAIVGFPLYYYVWRDLFPQPYENLTLRLIGAALFVPILFFDRWPAFAKKWLPWYWYLSSLYALPFFFTFMLMKNNGSEVWVESALIAVFVMVLLLDWLMLVLQFVTGIGLAVLVYFLSADPATLGANYLTHLAIFSFAIAIGAIANYDQERIRVEQERAMLATAGSVAHELRTPLVAIRVGAAGLTRYLPLLLESYDLAQRNRLPVPKIRIAHLHSMQGVVSRIEQEALHSNAIIDMLLATARFSGGNAQHNTPCSIAHCVESALDRYPFREGERRRVSCALAADFMFVGSEMLMVHVLFNLLKNAFRHMGSIEHAAITIHTETGTRANRLIFRDTGTGISPEVLPHIFTRFYTSSTTTDDVSLGAGIGLAFCHDVMHAMGGTITCSSAKGQYTEFVLTFPPP, encoded by the coding sequence ATGAGCGCATCGAAAACATCTCAATGGATCATCCGCGCGTACGCATCGATGCGCCCGCGCATCGCGCACGCGTTCGAGCCCGCGCTGCGCAACCTGCAATACGTGAAACGGCGGATGCGCCCGCTCGCCGCGATCGCAATCGTCGGTTTTCCGCTGTACTACTACGTTTGGCGCGATCTATTCCCACAGCCCTACGAGAATCTGACACTGCGCCTGATCGGCGCGGCGCTGTTCGTGCCGATCCTGTTCTTCGACCGCTGGCCCGCGTTCGCGAAAAAATGGCTGCCATGGTACTGGTACCTGTCAAGCCTGTATGCGCTGCCGTTCTTCTTCACGTTCATGCTGATGAAGAACAACGGCTCCGAGGTGTGGGTCGAAAGCGCGCTGATCGCGGTGTTCGTGATGGTGCTGCTGCTCGACTGGCTGATGCTCGTGCTTCAGTTCGTGACCGGCATCGGCCTCGCGGTGCTCGTCTATTTCCTGAGCGCCGACCCGGCCACGCTCGGCGCGAACTATCTGACGCATCTGGCGATCTTCTCGTTTGCGATCGCGATCGGCGCGATCGCGAATTACGATCAGGAACGCATACGGGTCGAACAGGAACGCGCGATGCTCGCGACCGCGGGCAGCGTCGCGCACGAACTGCGCACGCCGCTCGTCGCGATCCGCGTCGGCGCGGCCGGGCTCACGCGTTATCTGCCGCTGCTGCTCGAAAGCTACGACCTCGCGCAGCGCAACCGTTTGCCGGTGCCGAAAATACGCATCGCGCACCTGCATTCGATGCAGGGCGTCGTGTCGCGCATCGAGCAGGAGGCGCTGCATTCGAACGCGATCATCGACATGCTGCTCGCGACCGCGCGCTTCAGCGGCGGCAACGCGCAGCACAACACGCCCTGCTCGATCGCGCATTGCGTGGAGAGCGCGCTCGACCGCTATCCGTTTCGCGAAGGCGAGCGCCGCCGCGTATCGTGTGCGCTCGCAGCGGATTTCATGTTCGTCGGCTCGGAAATGCTGATGGTGCACGTACTGTTCAATCTGCTGAAAAATGCGTTTCGGCATATGGGCAGCATCGAGCATGCGGCGATCACGATCCACACGGAAACCGGCACGCGCGCCAACCGGCTGATTTTTCGCGACACGGGAACCGGCATTTCGCCCGAAGTATTGCCGCACATCTTTACGCGCTTTTATACTTCATCCACCACCACCGATGACGTGTCGCTCGGAGCAGGAATCGGGCTGGCCTTCTGCCACGATGTCATGCATGCGATGGGGGGGACCATCACCTGCTCTTCGGCGAAGGGCCAATACACCGAGTTCGTTCTGACATTCCCGCCGCCATGA
- a CDS encoding TauD/TfdA dioxygenase family protein produces the protein MNTASAAPARSQQSIEIRPFDAPVGAEVLGLDLSQPLPADDFARIHRAHLDHHVLVFRDQRITPDEQIAFSRRFGPLQIHVLHQFQLAGHPEILIVSNVVENGKPIGLGDAGHFWHSDLSYKERPSLGSLLHAQELPSEGGDTLFANMHLAWDTLPDELKRKVEGLRAEHTYLAKYAELQRRSPWRPNLSQEQLDQVKPVVQPVVRTHPETGRKALFVSEHFTTRIVGLPQDESDALLQQLFDHSTRAEHVYRHVWQPHDLVFWDNRSLMHLAAGTPDHLRRKMYRTTIEGDEPF, from the coding sequence GTGAACACCGCCTCCGCCGCGCCCGCGCGCTCGCAGCAGTCAATCGAAATCCGTCCGTTCGACGCGCCGGTCGGCGCGGAAGTGCTCGGCCTCGACCTGTCGCAGCCGCTGCCCGCCGACGACTTTGCGCGCATCCACCGCGCGCATCTCGACCATCACGTGCTGGTGTTCCGCGACCAGCGGATCACGCCGGACGAGCAGATCGCGTTCAGTCGCCGCTTCGGTCCGTTGCAGATCCACGTGCTGCATCAGTTTCAGCTGGCGGGCCATCCGGAGATCCTGATCGTGTCGAACGTGGTCGAGAACGGCAAGCCGATCGGCCTCGGCGACGCGGGCCACTTCTGGCATTCGGACCTGTCGTACAAGGAGCGGCCGAGCCTCGGTTCGCTGCTGCACGCGCAGGAACTGCCGTCCGAAGGCGGCGACACGCTGTTCGCGAACATGCACCTCGCATGGGACACGCTGCCCGACGAACTGAAGCGCAAGGTCGAAGGGCTGCGCGCCGAGCATACGTATCTCGCGAAGTATGCGGAACTGCAACGGCGCAGCCCGTGGCGGCCGAATCTGTCGCAGGAGCAACTGGACCAGGTGAAGCCGGTCGTGCAGCCGGTCGTGCGCACGCATCCGGAGACGGGGCGCAAGGCGCTGTTCGTCAGCGAGCACTTCACGACGCGCATCGTCGGGCTGCCGCAGGACGAAAGCGATGCGCTGCTCCAGCAACTGTTCGACCACAGCACGCGCGCGGAGCACGTGTACCGGCATGTGTGGCAGCCGCACGACCTCGTGTTCTGGGACAACCGCTCGCTGATGCACCTCGCGGCCGGCACGCCGGACCATCTGCGCCGTAAGATGTATCGCACGACGATCGAGGGCGACGAGCCGTTCTGA
- the cqsA gene encoding alpha-hydroxyketone-type quorum-sensing autoinducer synthase translates to MSNLINLKNARVQNAPLPGFLASRVARYYEERVQKSWSGGHIMKGRVPGADALHLSSNDYLSIARHPEIVDAMARCIRSEGNGLLMSGVFLHGDDCPQLHLEDRLASYMHADAGVLCQSGFAANTGLIQSIASAQTPVYVDMMAHMSLWEGVRSAGAQAVSFFHNDVDHLEQRIQRFGPGIVIVDSVYSTNGSVCPLTAVADVCAEHDCVLVVDESHSLGTHGPNGAGLVVELGLTDRVHFRTASLAKAFAGRAGFVTCSREFHEYFKCESLPAIFSSTLLPHEVMGLAATLDVIERDDWRRSAVASNARYLRERLTDLGYNLNDSQSQIIALEAGPEPQTIVLRDALETRGIFGSVFCAPATAQNRSLVRLSINAALTADELERIVEVCDEIRDEVELDKWPSTRRNANRKPARVRALQSAPVAVAA, encoded by the coding sequence AAAGGGCGCGTGCCGGGGGCGGACGCGCTGCATCTGTCGAGCAACGACTATCTGTCGATCGCGCGGCATCCGGAAATCGTCGACGCGATGGCGCGCTGCATCCGCTCGGAAGGCAACGGCCTCTTGATGTCCGGCGTGTTCCTGCACGGCGACGATTGTCCGCAACTGCATCTCGAAGACCGGCTCGCGTCTTACATGCACGCGGACGCGGGCGTGTTGTGCCAGTCCGGTTTCGCGGCGAACACCGGGCTGATCCAGTCGATCGCGTCGGCGCAGACGCCGGTGTACGTCGACATGATGGCGCACATGTCGCTGTGGGAAGGCGTGCGCAGCGCCGGCGCGCAGGCGGTCAGTTTCTTCCACAACGACGTCGATCATCTCGAACAGCGGATCCAGCGTTTCGGGCCGGGCATCGTGATCGTCGATTCGGTGTACAGCACGAACGGCAGCGTGTGTCCGCTGACCGCCGTCGCCGACGTGTGCGCGGAACACGACTGCGTGCTGGTCGTCGATGAATCGCATTCGCTCGGCACGCACGGTCCGAACGGCGCGGGGCTCGTCGTCGAACTGGGGCTGACCGACCGCGTGCATTTCCGCACCGCGAGTCTCGCGAAGGCGTTCGCGGGCCGCGCCGGTTTCGTCACCTGCTCGCGCGAATTCCACGAGTATTTCAAGTGCGAATCGCTGCCGGCGATCTTCAGTTCGACGCTGCTGCCGCACGAGGTGATGGGCCTCGCGGCGACGCTCGACGTGATCGAGCGCGACGACTGGCGGCGCAGCGCCGTCGCGTCGAACGCGCGTTACCTGCGCGAGCGGCTCACCGACCTCGGCTACAACCTGAACGACAGCCAGAGCCAGATCATCGCGCTCGAAGCCGGACCGGAGCCGCAGACGATCGTGCTGCGCGACGCGCTCGAAACGCGCGGCATCTTCGGCTCGGTGTTCTGCGCGCCGGCGACCGCGCAGAACCGCTCGCTGGTGCGGCTGTCGATCAACGCGGCGCTGACGGCCGACGAACTGGAACGGATTGTCGAAGTGTGCGACGAGATTCGCGACGAGGTGGAACTGGACAAGTGGCCGTCCACGCGCCGCAACGCCAACCGCAAGCCGGCCCGCGTGCGCGCGCTTCAGTCCGCGCCGGTCGCGGTGGCCGCCTGA
- a CDS encoding MFS transporter has translation MSTTDSRHAAAVRPHPLLAIAAGAVILSAAMGARQTFGLFIGPFSFDRGMPVTLIAFAIALHNLVWGFAQPFAGAAADRHGPAPVVAFGAATFAAGLALAAVAPNGFALVIGMGVLVGIGISCTSFGVVLTAVGRDAGADRRSMAMGLASAGGSAGQVLMVPFAQIVREWGGVSMSLFALAFLMLLAAPFGLMLSRGRDVGASHAPSGGGRAAPSLRDALAQAAAHRGYRLLTLGFFTCGFQLAFIATHLPGYLFLCHMPMGLGATALALIGLFNMAGSWACGWLGGRYPQQRVLGWLYVVRGVTIGAFFLLPKSTLSVVVFAALMGLTWLGTVPLTSGLVAKVFGMRHLGTLFGVCFLSHQLGSFLGAWLGGYVFDVTGSYSLIWGATAVAGLVAALLHFAIDDTAAGEAGDLAGAVSAR, from the coding sequence ATGTCCACAACAGACAGCCGCCATGCGGCCGCGGTCCGGCCGCACCCGTTGCTCGCGATTGCCGCGGGCGCGGTGATCCTGAGCGCCGCGATGGGCGCGCGGCAGACGTTCGGGCTTTTCATCGGGCCGTTTTCGTTCGATCGCGGCATGCCGGTCACGCTGATCGCGTTCGCGATCGCGCTTCACAACCTCGTGTGGGGATTCGCGCAGCCGTTCGCGGGCGCGGCCGCGGATCGCCACGGACCGGCGCCGGTCGTCGCGTTCGGCGCGGCCACGTTCGCGGCCGGGCTCGCGCTCGCGGCGGTCGCGCCGAACGGCTTCGCGCTGGTGATCGGGATGGGCGTGCTGGTCGGCATCGGCATCAGTTGCACGAGCTTCGGCGTCGTGCTGACCGCCGTCGGCCGCGACGCGGGCGCGGACCGGCGCAGCATGGCGATGGGGCTCGCGAGCGCGGGCGGCTCGGCGGGCCAGGTGCTGATGGTGCCGTTCGCGCAGATCGTCCGCGAGTGGGGCGGCGTATCGATGTCGCTGTTCGCGCTCGCGTTTTTGATGCTGCTTGCGGCGCCGTTCGGGTTGATGCTTTCGCGTGGGCGGGACGTGGGTGCGTCGCACGCGCCATCTGGCGGCGGCCGTGCAGCGCCTTCGCTGCGCGACGCGCTCGCGCAGGCGGCCGCGCATCGCGGCTACCGGCTGCTGACGCTCGGGTTTTTCACGTGCGGTTTCCAGCTCGCGTTCATCGCGACGCATCTGCCGGGTTATCTGTTCCTGTGCCACATGCCGATGGGCCTCGGCGCGACCGCGCTCGCATTGATCGGCCTGTTCAACATGGCGGGCAGCTGGGCGTGCGGCTGGCTCGGCGGACGCTACCCGCAACAGCGGGTGCTCGGCTGGCTGTACGTGGTGCGCGGCGTGACGATCGGCGCGTTTTTCCTGCTGCCGAAATCGACGCTGTCGGTCGTCGTGTTCGCCGCGCTGATGGGGCTTACGTGGCTCGGCACGGTGCCGCTGACGAGCGGACTCGTCGCGAAGGTGTTCGGGATGCGCCACCTCGGCACGCTGTTCGGCGTGTGCTTCCTGAGCCATCAGCTCGGGTCGTTTCTCGGCGCATGGCTCGGCGGTTATGTGTTCGACGTGACCGGCTCGTATTCGCTGATCTGGGGCGCGACGGCGGTGGCGGGGCTCGTCGCGGCGCTGCTGCATTTCGCGATCGACGATACGGCGGCGGGGGAGGCGGGGGACCTGGCTGGGGCGGTGTCGGCGAGGTGA
- a CDS encoding LysR substrate-binding domain-containing protein: protein MPLRLPPLSALRFFEAAARLRSFKLAAAELNVTPSAVSHGIVALEQSLGVDLFVREPRGLSLTPEGELYLPYVAEAFALIAIGTQRLPDRRAHRTISVSCAPTLASRWLLPALSAFRARWPNLGVSVDTSQRQVAFPVDGFDFAIRLSRGPVAGAAWTRLFGESLVPVGSPAYLDTLRADDGRIDLRRATLIHVDSASEDWPAWLDAAGPAAADGIVTAGGLRFDTIQLAFEAAAMGLGVAIGRRPLADRDLAARVLVAASDRVVAAQTAYWLVCAEGAEDRPDLAVFRQWLLDEARTLTRAAPLSA, encoded by the coding sequence ATGCCGCTTCGCCTTCCGCCGCTGTCCGCGCTGCGCTTCTTCGAGGCCGCCGCACGGCTGCGCAGCTTCAAGCTCGCCGCCGCCGAACTGAACGTGACGCCGAGCGCGGTCAGCCACGGGATCGTCGCGCTCGAACAGTCGCTCGGCGTCGATCTGTTCGTGCGCGAGCCGCGCGGCCTGTCGTTGACGCCGGAGGGCGAACTGTATCTGCCGTACGTCGCGGAGGCGTTCGCGCTGATCGCGATCGGCACGCAGCGGCTGCCGGACCGGCGCGCGCACCGCACGATCTCGGTCAGCTGCGCGCCGACGCTCGCGTCGCGCTGGCTGCTGCCGGCGCTGTCCGCGTTCCGCGCGCGCTGGCCGAACCTCGGTGTCAGCGTGGACACCTCGCAGCGACAGGTCGCGTTTCCGGTCGACGGCTTCGACTTCGCGATCCGCCTGAGCCGCGGCCCGGTGGCCGGCGCGGCCTGGACGCGGCTGTTCGGCGAGTCCCTGGTGCCGGTCGGCAGCCCCGCGTATCTCGATACGCTGCGCGCTGACGACGGCCGGATCGACCTGCGCCGCGCGACGCTGATCCATGTCGACTCCGCGAGCGAGGACTGGCCGGCGTGGCTCGATGCGGCGGGGCCGGCGGCGGCGGACGGCATCGTCACTGCGGGCGGGCTGCGCTTCGACACGATCCAGCTTGCGTTCGAGGCGGCCGCGATGGGACTCGGCGTTGCGATCGGCCGCCGTCCTCTTGCGGACCGCGATCTCGCGGCGCGCGTGCTCGTCGCGGCGAGCGACCGGGTCGTCGCCGCGCAGACCGCGTACTGGCTCGTGTGCGCGGAAGGCGCGGAGGACCGGCCGGACCTTGCCGTGTTCCGCCAGTGGCTGCTCGACGAGGCGCGCACGCTCACGCGCGCCGCGCCGCTGTCCGCGTGA
- a CDS encoding response regulator: protein MTIDIKPFSFPTTVAFVDDSAAFLSNLSLQLDPQLAFRLFSSPAKALQFLNEPSAASDPGAEPLLAPYRDRTEENDAHQVIAMSVDAIRSQVHNAERFESTSVVVVDYDMPELNGVEFCRRIENPSIRKIILTGKADEHVAVKSFNEGLIDRFIRKHDTDAVDALNRAVEDMQNAYFDKACRTILDGLAVSEYGFLKDRALAAHVNGIFDSLGIVEHYLSYQPNGLLMFDSAGTPYLMIIHTDESLRGVREIAVEQRAPADFLAELDSHRSLPYFWRTEGYYPAQCVQWQPYMHPASVFDGERRYVYSIVRKPAGFALDHIVPYDRYLQRLDEEIQAAWRSR, encoded by the coding sequence ATGACGATAGACATCAAGCCGTTTTCGTTTCCGACCACGGTCGCGTTCGTCGATGACAGCGCAGCATTCCTGTCGAATCTGAGCCTGCAGCTGGACCCGCAGCTCGCGTTCCGGCTGTTCAGCTCGCCGGCGAAGGCGCTGCAGTTCCTGAACGAACCGTCGGCGGCGTCCGACCCGGGCGCGGAGCCGCTGCTCGCGCCGTATCGCGACCGCACCGAGGAAAACGATGCGCATCAGGTGATCGCGATGAGCGTCGATGCGATCCGCAGCCAGGTGCACAACGCGGAACGCTTCGAATCGACGTCGGTCGTCGTCGTCGATTACGACATGCCGGAACTGAACGGCGTCGAGTTCTGCCGCCGCATCGAGAACCCGTCGATCCGTAAGATCATCCTGACCGGCAAGGCGGACGAGCACGTCGCAGTGAAGAGCTTCAACGAAGGGCTGATCGACCGTTTCATCCGCAAGCACGACACCGACGCAGTGGATGCGCTGAACCGCGCGGTCGAGGACATGCAGAATGCGTATTTCGACAAGGCGTGCCGCACGATCCTCGACGGACTCGCGGTGTCCGAATACGGATTCCTGAAGGATCGTGCGCTCGCCGCGCACGTGAACGGTATTTTCGATTCATTGGGCATCGTCGAGCACTATCTGTCGTATCAGCCGAACGGGCTGCTGATGTTCGACAGCGCCGGCACGCCGTACCTGATGATCATCCACACCGACGAATCGCTGCGCGGCGTGCGCGAGATCGCCGTCGAGCAGCGCGCGCCCGCCGACTTTCTCGCGGAACTCGACAGCCACCGCAGTCTCCCGTATTTCTGGCGCACCGAGGGTTATTACCCGGCGCAATGCGTGCAGTGGCAGCCGTATATGCATCCGGCATCGGTGTTCGACGGCGAGCGCCGTTACGTCTATTCGATCGTGCGCAAGCCGGCCGGCTTCGCGCTGGACCACATCGTCCCTTACGACCGTTATCTGCAACGGCTCGACGAGGAAATCCAGGCGGCGTGGCGTTCCCGCTGA
- a CDS encoding EthD family reductase — protein sequence MAKLVVLYKKPSNPAAFDAHYASTHAPLAKKIPGLTRYEISTGPVSTPQGESPWHLVAILGFDSVDALKAGLGSPEGRAAAGDLANFAQAGAELLIFDTKDA from the coding sequence ATGGCCAAGCTCGTCGTGCTGTACAAGAAGCCGTCCAACCCCGCGGCGTTCGACGCGCACTACGCGTCGACCCACGCGCCGCTCGCGAAGAAGATTCCCGGCCTGACGCGCTATGAGATCAGCACCGGGCCGGTCTCGACGCCGCAGGGCGAGTCGCCATGGCATCTGGTCGCGATCCTCGGCTTCGATTCGGTTGACGCGTTGAAGGCGGGGCTTGGCTCGCCGGAAGGCCGCGCGGCGGCCGGCGATCTCGCGAACTTCGCGCAGGCGGGCGCGGAACTGCTGATATTCGATACGAAGGACGCGTAA
- a CDS encoding alpha/beta fold hydrolase: MSTDTQFADLPATATRGALRLEYRWIDAARADAPLAVFLHEGLGSIAMWRDWPRSLCERLGMRGLVWSRPGYGRSTPRPHDVKWPADFLSQQARDVMPALFDALGIDAGARERMWLIGHSDGGSIALLYAAAFPRALAGAVVIAPHVFVEDVAVENIAATKAAYESGDLRAKLARYHDDVDSAFYGWSDIWLNPDFRQWNIVETLRTIRCPLLAVQAHDDHYGTMAQIDTIGTPVRHARIHPLARGGHSPHRDAPEALNDAIVGFVHDQQAHTSTA; this comes from the coding sequence ATGAGCACCGACACCCAGTTTGCCGACCTGCCCGCCACCGCGACGCGCGGCGCGCTGCGCCTCGAATACCGCTGGATCGACGCGGCGCGCGCCGACGCGCCGCTCGCGGTGTTCCTGCACGAAGGGCTGGGGTCGATCGCGATGTGGAGGGACTGGCCGCGCTCGCTGTGCGAGCGGCTCGGCATGCGCGGCCTCGTGTGGTCGCGGCCCGGTTACGGGCGCTCGACGCCGCGCCCGCACGACGTGAAGTGGCCCGCCGATTTCCTGTCGCAGCAGGCGCGCGACGTGATGCCGGCGCTGTTCGACGCGCTCGGCATCGACGCGGGCGCGCGCGAGCGCATGTGGCTGATCGGGCACAGCGACGGCGGCTCGATCGCGCTGCTGTACGCGGCCGCGTTTCCGCGCGCGCTGGCCGGCGCGGTCGTCATCGCGCCGCACGTGTTCGTCGAGGACGTCGCCGTCGAAAACATCGCGGCAACGAAAGCCGCATACGAAAGCGGCGACCTGCGCGCGAAGCTCGCGCGTTATCACGACGACGTCGATTCCGCGTTCTACGGCTGGAGCGACATCTGGCTGAACCCGGACTTCCGGCAATGGAACATCGTTGAGACGCTGCGGACGATCCGCTGTCCGCTGCTCGCGGTACAGGCGCACGACGACCACTACGGGACGATGGCGCAGATCGACACGATCGGCACGCCGGTGCGCCATGCGCGCATTCATCCGCTCGCGCGCGGCGGACATTCGCCGCATCGCGACGCGCCGGAGGCGTTGAACGACGCGATCGTCGGGTTCGTACACGACCAGCAGGCGCATACGTCGACGGCATAA